One window of Rubrivirga sp. SAORIC476 genomic DNA carries:
- a CDS encoding glucoamylase family protein, whose protein sequence is MIRRSAFLLAALLATAAGAQTATPIFDEDDGGDGGVYEASDGGAVGNATLDLVDGRMPLASGPAASGTDVGVLTYASGDGGRWQILVGAPGFAPLDLTEADSLVLFLNGPVGVPGVALPQVRLQDADGDQTAALPLDFGTQVGFAASRSGFLDGSATDLAVSVDYLDVLPADLARPGYPESIRITFSNQVVATSSPAIGVPAVPARFTVATEGGLELAFRFVDTDGDGTLSASGEYIEVLTEEPATGRLRQTWRVQVQGTPATPPTLGDAYRLAVFTSGTDDDPATWQRRAVSIRDFGPLGTVGLGQIAGVVLESTEAGSSERTLWIDAVSARADTGVPDGPAPPTGLTAEAGDETVWLRWAPAPGASGVVVYRQSLAGGPFERITPDVVRRDAFFDLTAENGEAVRYVLRSVQNNGLSAPILGADSEAVEATVGGATDPYIDETARRAFEFFWREANPANGLVKDRSTPGSASSIASVGFGLSAITVAIDRGWITREQGVARTLATLDFFATCPQGNAASGTCGYKGFFYHFLNMQTGERQGTNELSTIDTALLLGGVLHAAQYYDGTGDEATIRARADLIWRRVDWQWAANRAPLVTLGWKPEEGFNICNGNLCDWNGYNEAMLLYILGMGSPTFPLADDAWEAWTGGYGSQWQTQYGYTFLTFPPLFGHQYSHVWVDFRNMQDDYMRGRGITYFENSRRATLASRNYAIANPGGYPNYSADEWGLTASDDPFGYRAHGAPPAQSDNGTITPTAAGGSYAFTPDLSRAALRTFYERYYARLWGDYGLRDAYNIQENWFASDVLGIDQGPIVLMIENDRTGAIWESFMTHPDVRVGLERAGFDVPAVADEPGPEATVSLALPAPNPTTGSVRLGVSLATAGPVRLTVVDVLGREVARLLDGEHPAGAATVDWNAEAVASGIYIVRLEAAGLVRTRTLVVAR, encoded by the coding sequence GTGATCCGTCGGTCCGCCTTTCTCCTCGCCGCCCTGCTCGCCACTGCGGCGGGTGCCCAGACGGCGACGCCGATCTTCGATGAGGACGACGGCGGAGATGGCGGGGTCTACGAGGCGTCGGACGGAGGTGCGGTGGGGAACGCGACGCTCGACCTCGTCGATGGTCGGATGCCCCTCGCCTCGGGTCCCGCCGCCAGCGGGACGGACGTCGGGGTGCTGACTTACGCGTCAGGTGACGGCGGCAGGTGGCAGATCCTCGTCGGTGCGCCCGGCTTCGCGCCGCTCGACCTGACTGAGGCGGACAGCCTCGTGCTCTTCCTCAACGGGCCGGTCGGTGTGCCCGGCGTGGCGCTGCCGCAGGTCCGCCTGCAGGATGCCGACGGCGACCAGACGGCGGCGCTTCCGCTCGACTTCGGCACGCAGGTCGGGTTCGCGGCGAGCCGGAGCGGTTTCCTAGACGGCTCGGCGACCGATCTCGCGGTGTCGGTGGACTACCTCGACGTGCTCCCGGCCGACCTCGCGCGGCCCGGCTATCCGGAGTCGATCCGCATCACGTTCTCGAATCAGGTCGTCGCCACCTCGAGCCCTGCCATCGGCGTTCCGGCGGTGCCCGCCAGGTTCACCGTCGCCACGGAGGGCGGCCTGGAACTGGCGTTCCGGTTCGTCGACACGGACGGCGACGGGACGCTGAGCGCCAGCGGCGAGTACATCGAGGTGCTGACCGAGGAGCCGGCGACGGGGCGGCTCCGCCAGACGTGGCGCGTCCAGGTGCAGGGCACGCCCGCCACCCCGCCGACGCTCGGCGACGCTTACCGGCTGGCCGTCTTCACCAGCGGCACCGACGACGACCCGGCGACGTGGCAGCGGCGCGCCGTCTCGATCCGCGACTTCGGCCCGCTCGGCACGGTCGGCCTCGGGCAGATCGCGGGCGTGGTCCTGGAGAGCACCGAGGCGGGCTCGTCGGAGCGCACGCTCTGGATCGACGCGGTCTCGGCGCGAGCCGACACCGGCGTGCCCGATGGCCCGGCACCGCCGACCGGCCTCACCGCCGAGGCGGGGGACGAGACGGTCTGGCTGCGGTGGGCGCCCGCTCCCGGAGCGAGCGGCGTGGTCGTCTATCGCCAGTCGCTCGCGGGCGGCCCGTTCGAGCGGATCACACCCGACGTGGTCCGGCGGGACGCCTTCTTCGACCTCACCGCCGAGAATGGCGAGGCGGTTCGCTACGTCCTACGGTCGGTCCAGAACAACGGCCTCTCGGCCCCGATCCTGGGCGCGGACTCGGAGGCGGTCGAGGCGACGGTAGGGGGCGCGACCGATCCTTACATCGACGAGACGGCGCGGCGGGCGTTCGAGTTTTTCTGGCGCGAGGCAAACCCGGCCAACGGGCTCGTCAAGGACCGCAGCACGCCGGGCTCGGCGTCGTCCATCGCGTCGGTCGGGTTCGGGCTGTCGGCCATCACGGTCGCCATCGACCGGGGCTGGATCACGCGCGAGCAGGGCGTCGCGCGGACGCTCGCGACGCTGGACTTCTTCGCGACGTGCCCCCAGGGCAACGCGGCGTCGGGCACGTGCGGCTACAAGGGCTTCTTCTACCACTTCCTCAACATGCAGACCGGGGAGCGGCAGGGGACGAACGAACTCTCGACCATCGACACGGCGCTGCTGCTGGGCGGCGTCCTCCACGCGGCGCAGTACTACGACGGCACCGGCGACGAGGCGACGATCCGCGCGCGTGCCGACCTGATCTGGCGGCGCGTCGACTGGCAGTGGGCCGCCAACCGGGCGCCGCTCGTGACGCTGGGCTGGAAGCCCGAGGAGGGATTCAACATCTGCAACGGCAATCTGTGCGACTGGAATGGCTACAACGAGGCCATGCTCCTCTACATCCTGGGAATGGGCTCCCCGACGTTCCCTCTGGCGGACGACGCCTGGGAGGCGTGGACGGGCGGCTACGGCAGCCAGTGGCAGACGCAGTACGGCTACACGTTCCTCACCTTCCCGCCGCTCTTCGGCCACCAGTACAGCCACGTCTGGGTCGACTTCCGCAACATGCAGGACGACTACATGCGGGGCCGGGGCATCACCTACTTCGAGAACAGCCGCCGCGCGACGCTCGCCAGCCGCAACTACGCCATCGCCAACCCCGGCGGCTACCCCAACTACTCGGCCGACGAGTGGGGATTGACGGCGTCCGACGACCCGTTCGGGTACCGCGCCCACGGCGCGCCGCCCGCCCAGAGCGACAACGGGACCATCACGCCGACCGCCGCAGGCGGCTCGTACGCCTTCACGCCCGATCTCTCGCGCGCAGCCCTGCGGACGTTCTACGAGCGCTACTACGCCCGCCTCTGGGGTGACTACGGCCTCCGCGACGCCTACAACATCCAGGAGAACTGGTTCGCGAGCGACGTACTGGGCATCGACCAGGGGCCGATCGTGCTCATGATCGAGAACGACCGGACGGGCGCCATCTGGGAGTCGTTCATGACGCACCCCGACGTGCGCGTCGGCCTGGAGCGGGCGGGCTTCGACGTGCCTGCCGTGGCTGACGAGCCCGGCCCCGAGGCGACCGTCTCGCTGGCCCTGCCCGCGCCCAACCCGACCACCGGAAGCGTCCGCCTCGGCGTGTCGCTGGCCACCGCCGGCCCCGTTCGCCTGACCGTAGTCGACGTGCTCGGCCGCGAGGTCGCCCGCCTGCTCGACGGCGAGCACCCGGCAGGGGCCGCCACCGTCGACTGGAATGCCGAGGCGGTGGCCTCTGGCATCTACATCGTCCGTCTGGAGGCCGCTGGCCTCGTCCGCACCCGCACCCTCGTCGTCGCCCGCTGA
- the bglX gene encoding beta-glucosidase BglX, whose protein sequence is MLIRRSVLALALLTVAASAQPAPAFYAGYDWDAEAALVEDLLSRMTVEEKLGQLTQYTGQWAVTGPAVTQGGEDVIRAGGVGSFLNVYGAEATRRAQEVAVEESRLGIPLIIGYDVVHGFRTVFPVPLAETASWNLDAAELAARVAAREAAAAGIHWTFAPMVDIARDGRWGRIVEGAGEDPFLGSRFAEARVRGFQGHTLTDLASDTTLVATAKHFAGYGFAEGGRDYNTADLSERTLREVVLPPFRAAVDAGAQTLMSAFNEIGGVPSTGDHALFTYVLRGEWGFDGFVVADYTAVRELMWHGIAADSAEAGRRALVAGVDMSMVDGIYARNLPALVESGALPMDVIDEAVRRVLRVKRRAGLFEDPYRYSDPDKEATVLFSDAHRAIARDVARQSMVLLKNDARPGAAGPVLPLARDLGSVAVIGALAADSVSAMGSWAGAGRWPETTPILPALIEAMPNTEVRYAPGYPVVPRGPFLQMVETAFSMDTSGHDEAVRLAETSDAVVLVLGEHRELTGEAASRTDTRLPGAQLELARRVLDAAGDKPVAVLLTNGRPLALTDLDAIAPSILEVWHLGSEMGPAVADVLLGYHSPSGKLPVTFPHVTGQEPLYYNHRRTGRPHDVPGASDKYVSRYLDAPVEPLYPFGHGLSYTTFGYSAPRLSTPRLGPEAGEVVVSVDVTNTGERVGVEVVQLYVWDEAASVTRPVQELKGFERIELAPGETQTVAFSLTPDDLQFWGDGEWTVEPGWFTVRVGGSSAETQAARFELVAE, encoded by the coding sequence ATGCTGATTCGCCGTTCCGTACTCGCCCTCGCCTTGCTGACCGTCGCCGCGAGCGCCCAGCCTGCGCCGGCCTTCTACGCGGGCTACGACTGGGACGCCGAGGCGGCCCTCGTCGAGGACCTGCTCTCCCGGATGACGGTGGAGGAGAAGCTCGGCCAGCTGACGCAGTACACTGGCCAGTGGGCCGTGACCGGGCCCGCCGTCACGCAGGGCGGTGAGGACGTGATCCGCGCGGGCGGCGTGGGCTCGTTCCTCAACGTGTACGGCGCTGAGGCCACGCGCCGGGCGCAGGAGGTGGCCGTCGAAGAGTCCCGCCTCGGCATCCCGCTGATCATCGGCTACGACGTGGTGCACGGCTTCCGGACCGTCTTCCCGGTGCCGCTCGCGGAGACCGCCAGCTGGAACCTGGACGCCGCCGAGCTGGCCGCCCGTGTCGCCGCCCGCGAGGCCGCGGCGGCCGGCATCCACTGGACGTTCGCGCCGATGGTCGACATCGCCCGCGACGGACGCTGGGGCCGGATCGTGGAGGGCGCGGGCGAGGACCCGTTCCTGGGCAGCCGCTTCGCCGAGGCGCGCGTGCGCGGCTTCCAGGGCCACACGCTCACGGACCTCGCCTCGGACACGACGCTGGTCGCCACCGCCAAGCACTTCGCGGGCTACGGCTTCGCCGAGGGCGGGCGCGACTACAACACGGCCGACCTGAGCGAGCGGACGCTCCGCGAGGTCGTCCTGCCTCCGTTCCGTGCCGCCGTCGATGCCGGTGCGCAGACGCTGATGTCGGCCTTCAATGAGATCGGCGGCGTTCCCTCGACCGGCGACCACGCGCTGTTCACCTACGTGCTCCGCGGTGAGTGGGGCTTCGACGGCTTCGTCGTGGCCGACTACACCGCCGTCCGCGAGCTGATGTGGCACGGCATCGCCGCCGACAGCGCCGAGGCAGGGCGCCGCGCGCTGGTCGCGGGCGTCGACATGAGCATGGTGGACGGCATCTACGCCCGCAACCTGCCCGCGCTCGTCGAGAGCGGCGCGTTGCCGATGGACGTGATCGACGAGGCCGTCCGCCGCGTGCTCCGCGTCAAGCGCCGCGCCGGGCTGTTCGAGGACCCATACCGGTACTCCGACCCCGACAAGGAGGCCACCGTCCTGTTCTCGGACGCGCACCGCGCGATCGCCCGAGACGTGGCCCGCCAGTCGATGGTGCTCCTTAAGAACGACGCCCGCCCTGGAGCGGCGGGACCCGTGCTGCCGCTGGCCCGCGACCTCGGCTCGGTCGCTGTCATCGGCGCGCTCGCGGCCGACTCGGTCTCGGCGATGGGCTCGTGGGCGGGGGCGGGCCGCTGGCCCGAGACGACGCCCATCCTGCCCGCCCTCATCGAGGCGATGCCGAACACCGAGGTCCGCTACGCGCCCGGCTACCCCGTCGTGCCGCGTGGGCCGTTCCTCCAGATGGTCGAGACGGCGTTCTCGATGGACACCTCCGGCCACGACGAGGCCGTCCGCCTCGCGGAGACCTCGGATGCGGTCGTGCTGGTGCTCGGCGAGCACCGCGAGCTGACCGGCGAGGCCGCCAGCCGGACCGACACGCGCCTGCCGGGCGCGCAGCTGGAACTGGCCCGGCGCGTCCTCGACGCGGCCGGGGACAAGCCGGTCGCGGTGCTGCTCACGAATGGTCGGCCGCTCGCGCTCACCGACCTCGACGCCATCGCGCCGTCGATCCTGGAGGTGTGGCACCTGGGCAGCGAGATGGGCCCCGCCGTCGCCGACGTGCTCCTCGGGTACCACAGCCCGTCGGGCAAGCTGCCGGTCACGTTCCCGCACGTGACCGGCCAGGAGCCGCTCTACTACAACCATCGCCGCACCGGTCGCCCGCACGACGTGCCCGGCGCCAGCGACAAGTACGTCTCGCGCTACCTCGACGCGCCCGTCGAGCCGCTCTACCCGTTCGGCCACGGCCTGAGCTACACCACGTTCGGGTACAGCGCGCCGCGTCTCAGCACCCCCCGCCTCGGGCCCGAGGCGGGCGAGGTCGTGGTCTCGGTGGACGTGACCAACACGGGCGAGCGTGTCGGCGTGGAGGTCGTCCAGCTCTACGTCTGGGACGAGGCCGCCAGCGTCACGCGCCCCGTGCAGGAGCTGAAGGGCTTCGAGCGGATCGAGCTGGCCCCCGGCGAGACGCAGACCGTCGCGTTCTCCCTCACGCCCGACGACCTCCAGTTCTGGGGCGACGGCGAGTGGACCGTCGAGCCCGGCTGGTTCACGGTCAGGGTCGGCGGGTCGTCGGCCGAGACGCAGGCCGCCCGCTTCGAACTCGTCGCCGAGTAA